A portion of the Hoylesella buccalis ATCC 35310 genome contains these proteins:
- a CDS encoding serine dehydratase subunit alpha family protein has product MLEEHIRKQIIQLIHQEVVPAVGCTEPMAVALCTAKATELLGCRPEKITALLSANILKNAMGVGIPGTGMIGLPIAIALGSIVGKSEYQLEVIKDLTPETLEEAKKYIEEKRIDIQLKQGITEKLYIEVTCQANDQTAKAIIAGAHTNFVHLCKNGEILLDKGLRKQDEPEENGIQLSFRMVYDFATTTPIDEIGFMLKTKEYNMNAAEQSLKGNYGHCLGKTMDRPLSRGIFGNSIYSHIIAKTALACDARMGGAMIPVMSNSGSGNQGICATNPVVVYAMENENTEEELIRALTLSHLSAIYIKQSLGKLSALCGCVVASIGSSCGITYLMGGDYAHICHAIKNMIANLTGMICDGAKPSCSLKISSGVSTAVLSALLSMENKHVTSAEGIIDEDVDRSIRNLTSIGKDAMGTTDEMVLSIMTSKQRC; this is encoded by the coding sequence ATGCTTGAAGAACATATCCGAAAACAAATCATCCAGCTCATCCACCAGGAAGTAGTACCTGCCGTAGGATGCACAGAGCCCATGGCCGTGGCACTATGTACGGCCAAAGCGACGGAGTTGTTGGGCTGTCGACCCGAGAAAATAACCGCCCTACTGAGTGCCAACATCCTGAAAAACGCCATGGGTGTGGGCATTCCAGGCACCGGAATGATTGGACTACCCATCGCCATTGCCTTGGGCAGCATTGTAGGAAAGAGTGAATATCAGCTGGAAGTAATCAAGGATCTTACACCCGAGACGTTGGAAGAAGCGAAGAAATACATAGAGGAAAAACGCATAGACATCCAACTCAAACAGGGAATTACCGAGAAACTGTACATTGAGGTAACATGCCAGGCAAACGATCAAACGGCAAAAGCCATCATCGCAGGCGCGCATACCAACTTTGTACACCTATGCAAAAACGGGGAAATCCTACTTGACAAAGGCCTGAGGAAGCAAGATGAACCGGAGGAGAACGGCATACAACTTTCCTTCCGGATGGTCTACGACTTCGCCACCACCACCCCCATTGACGAAATCGGGTTCATGCTGAAAACCAAAGAGTATAACATGAATGCTGCCGAGCAGTCGCTGAAAGGCAACTACGGACACTGCTTGGGCAAGACAATGGATCGCCCATTGAGTCGAGGGATATTCGGTAACAGCATCTACTCGCACATCATCGCCAAGACAGCATTGGCCTGCGACGCCCGAATGGGTGGGGCCATGATACCGGTGATGAGCAATAGCGGGTCGGGAAACCAAGGTATCTGCGCCACGAACCCAGTGGTAGTGTACGCCATGGAAAACGAGAATACGGAAGAAGAGCTTATCCGTGCCCTGACACTCAGCCATCTATCGGCCATTTACATCAAGCAGAGCCTGGGCAAACTGTCGGCTCTGTGCGGCTGTGTGGTGGCCAGTATCGGCTCAAGCTGCGGCATCACCTACCTCATGGGCGGCGACTATGCGCACATCTGTCATGCTATCAAGAACATGATTGCCAACCTTACCGGCATGATTTGCGACGGAGCCAAGCCCAGTTGCTCACTGAAAATCAGTTCAGGTGTCAGCACAGCGGTGCTTTCGGCCTTGCTATCGATGGAAAACAAGCATGTAACATCGGCAGAAGGCATCATCGATGAGGACGTGGATCGCTCGATACGCAACCTCACCAGCATTGGCAAGGATGCCATGGGTACGACTGATGAGATGGTTCTAAGTATCATGACCAGCAAACAACGATGCTAA
- a CDS encoding protein-disulfide reductase DsbD family protein has protein sequence MKKYLVLALLSLTTLFTQAQIVDPIQSSAQLKTGKTAEGEIVFNLQIEQGWHVYSVNLGSNGPIEASFHVNKMDGVEKVGGLVARGNEISKMDNLFGMKLRFFEHKAQFVQKVRFTKPNYTIDAYLEYGACNDQTCMPPQEVAFKKAGKSPAIVATTTPQEPTEKEANDGDSPSSLVPDSVQSMAADTLLPTSVDTGRVAVSTDLWQPVVQELQQQDGRSEQNGSLWFLFLMGFAGGLLALFTPCVWPIIPMTVSFFLKRTKDKAKGMRDAITYGLAIIVIFLSLGLLVTAFTDPHKLNELATSAVFNIFFFLLLVVFALSFFGWFELRLPESWGNKMDSKASSTTGLLSIFLMAFTLVLVSFSCTAPIVGFLLVQAATSGNWVGPAIGMFGFALALALPFTLFALFPSWLKQAPKSGSWMNTIKVVLGFIELAFALKFLSVADLAYGWHILDREVFLSLWIVIFGMLGLYLIGHLKFQSDMVGGENKPMPVVCIMLGMISLAFTVYMVPGLWGAPVKAVSAFAPPISTQDFNLNNKEVHAAYTNYEEGMAAAKAQGKPAFIDFTGFGCVNCRKMEAAVWTDPSVAEVLTKDYVLISLFVDDKTPLKEQIEVMDNGKKRTLRTVGDKWSYLQSSKFGANTQPFYVPLDNAGKPLTGSYSYKEDVPAYLDFLKKGLEAYRNRD, from the coding sequence ATGAAAAAGTATTTAGTGCTGGCATTGTTGTCGTTGACAACGCTATTCACCCAAGCACAGATTGTAGACCCCATACAATCATCCGCACAACTCAAAACGGGCAAAACTGCTGAAGGCGAAATTGTCTTCAACCTACAAATAGAACAGGGATGGCACGTCTATTCCGTGAACCTTGGCAGCAATGGCCCTATCGAGGCCTCTTTCCATGTCAACAAAATGGACGGCGTAGAGAAAGTGGGTGGCCTGGTGGCGCGTGGCAACGAAATATCTAAGATGGACAACCTGTTTGGCATGAAGCTGCGCTTTTTTGAGCATAAGGCGCAGTTTGTCCAGAAAGTAAGGTTCACCAAACCCAATTATACCATTGATGCTTATTTGGAATATGGCGCCTGCAACGACCAAACGTGCATGCCACCACAAGAAGTAGCCTTTAAGAAAGCAGGAAAGTCGCCTGCCATCGTGGCTACGACAACGCCGCAGGAACCGACTGAAAAAGAGGCGAATGATGGAGATTCGCCTTCATCTCTCGTCCCAGATTCCGTGCAGAGCATGGCTGCCGACACACTTCTTCCCACATCGGTGGATACCGGTAGGGTGGCTGTCAGCACCGATTTGTGGCAACCTGTCGTCCAAGAATTGCAACAACAGGATGGTCGGAGCGAGCAGAACGGTTCACTGTGGTTTCTGTTCCTGATGGGGTTTGCCGGCGGATTACTGGCGCTGTTCACGCCCTGCGTATGGCCCATCATTCCCATGACGGTAAGTTTCTTCCTCAAACGCACCAAGGACAAAGCCAAAGGCATGCGCGATGCCATTACCTACGGATTGGCCATCATCGTGATTTTCCTGTCGCTGGGACTGCTTGTGACGGCTTTTACTGATCCACACAAGCTCAACGAACTGGCAACCAGTGCGGTGTTCAACATCTTCTTCTTCCTGTTGCTGGTGGTGTTCGCACTCTCTTTCTTCGGATGGTTCGAGCTGCGGCTTCCCGAGTCATGGGGCAATAAAATGGACAGCAAGGCCTCTTCCACCACCGGATTGCTCTCCATCTTCCTGATGGCCTTCACATTGGTGCTGGTATCTTTCTCTTGTACCGCACCCATCGTTGGCTTCTTGCTGGTACAAGCCGCCACGTCGGGCAACTGGGTGGGCCCTGCCATCGGCATGTTTGGCTTCGCCTTGGCACTGGCTCTGCCGTTTACGCTCTTCGCCCTGTTCCCTTCTTGGCTGAAGCAAGCGCCCAAATCGGGTTCTTGGATGAACACCATCAAGGTGGTATTGGGCTTTATCGAACTGGCCTTCGCGTTGAAATTCCTCTCCGTAGCCGACCTTGCATACGGCTGGCACATCCTCGATCGTGAGGTGTTCTTGTCGCTGTGGATTGTCATTTTCGGCATGTTGGGACTTTATCTCATCGGGCATCTCAAGTTCCAAAGCGACATGGTGGGCGGCGAGAACAAACCCATGCCGGTGGTATGTATCATGCTGGGCATGATTTCGCTGGCCTTCACGGTGTACATGGTGCCTGGTCTTTGGGGCGCACCCGTTAAGGCCGTGAGCGCTTTCGCACCGCCTATCAGCACACAAGACTTTAACCTGAACAACAAAGAGGTTCACGCCGCCTATACCAATTATGAAGAAGGAATGGCTGCCGCCAAAGCTCAGGGCAAGCCAGCATTCATCGATTTCACCGGCTTTGGTTGTGTCAACTGCCGAAAGATGGAAGCGGCTGTGTGGACAGATCCATCGGTTGCAGAGGTATTGACAAAAGATTATGTGCTCATCTCCTTGTTCGTGGACGACAAAACGCCGCTGAAAGAGCAGATAGAAGTGATGGACAACGGCAAAAAGCGCACGCTTCGCACGGTTGGCGACAAGTGGAGTTACCTGCAAAGTAGTAAGTTTGGCGCCAACACACAGCCATTCTATGTGCCACTAGACAATGCAGGAAAACCGCTGACTGGCTCATACAGCTATAAAGAAGATGTGCCAGCCTACCTCGATTTCTTGAAGAAAGGACTGGAGGCATACCGCAATCGCGACTGA
- a CDS encoding TlpA disulfide reductase family protein: MKHIAYFFWLTLVLMSCGTDSHHFKLDGRLLHLNQGEFYVYSPDGIIDGMDTIKVTGGRFTYEIPCEKSGTLLIVFSNFSEHPVFAVPGKKVEVKGDASHLKELEVKGTDDNELMSKFKKKIANASPPEVLKYAEQFVNDHPSSDVGRYLVSKYFLRTPKPNYPKAKQLVGVMVKKQPKNGALSRLQRQLSGGYVAEGDRLPSFSVTDVNGNVVTSAALSQAPLAVINVWTSWSYESLDIQRQLNQFQKKHAGRLKVVGLSIDPSKKACKETLDRDSIHWSNICDEALFEGNLVRQLGISSIPYNIILKNGRVVACGLDAQALMKKLEELI, encoded by the coding sequence ATGAAGCATATTGCCTATTTCTTTTGGCTCACTTTGGTTTTGATGTCGTGCGGTACCGACAGTCATCATTTTAAACTCGATGGCCGGCTGCTGCATCTCAACCAAGGTGAGTTTTACGTTTATAGTCCCGATGGCATCATCGATGGAATGGACACCATCAAGGTGACGGGAGGGCGGTTCACGTACGAGATTCCTTGCGAGAAATCAGGAACGTTGCTCATCGTGTTTTCCAACTTTTCAGAACATCCCGTCTTTGCTGTACCTGGTAAAAAGGTTGAGGTGAAGGGGGATGCTTCGCATTTGAAGGAACTGGAAGTGAAAGGAACGGATGACAACGAGCTAATGTCTAAGTTCAAGAAGAAGATTGCCAACGCATCTCCTCCGGAGGTGTTGAAATACGCAGAACAGTTTGTGAACGACCATCCCAGCTCGGATGTGGGCAGGTATCTTGTTTCTAAGTACTTTCTTAGAACGCCCAAGCCCAACTACCCCAAGGCCAAACAGTTGGTAGGTGTGATGGTGAAGAAGCAGCCCAAGAATGGGGCTTTGAGCCGGTTGCAACGGCAACTCTCGGGAGGCTATGTGGCAGAAGGTGACCGATTGCCCTCCTTCTCGGTGACAGATGTGAACGGCAATGTGGTGACCAGCGCAGCTTTGAGTCAGGCTCCCTTGGCCGTCATCAATGTTTGGACGTCGTGGAGTTACGAAAGTCTGGATATACAGCGGCAGCTCAATCAGTTTCAGAAAAAGCATGCAGGACGCCTTAAGGTGGTTGGACTATCGATTGACCCCAGCAAAAAGGCCTGCAAGGAGACGTTGGATCGTGACTCCATTCACTGGTCGAACATCTGTGATGAGGCGTTGTTCGAGGGCAATCTTGTCCGTCAATTAGGCATTTCATCCATACCTTATAATATCATCTTGAAAAACGGACGCGTAGTAGCATGTGGACTTGACGCTCAGGCTCTCATGAAGAAGTTGGAAGAGTTGATCTAA
- a CDS encoding YifB family Mg chelatase-like AAA ATPase, producing MLVKTYCAAVNGMEVTTVTIEVSLTNGIMYHFTGLGDEAVKEGRSRIAAAMQFNGYKFPHADITVNMAPADLRKEGSSFDLPLAIAILAANGSIVSEVLDQYMMVGELSLDGTLQAVKGALPIAIRARKEHFKGLIVPKQNVREAAVVNNLEVYGMDSMVDVVQFLTGAKSFEPTVIDTRKEFYEHQYRFDLDYSDVRGQENVKRALEVAAAGGHNLIMVGPPGSGKSMMAKRLPTILPPLTLAESLETTQVHSIAGKLGADTSLIAQRPFRAPHHTISEVALVGGGSTPQPGEITLAHHGVLFCDELPEFNKSTLEVLRQPLEDRKITISRAKYTIEYPCSFMFVASMNPCPCGYYGDPTHTCVCTPGQIQRYLNKISGPLLDRIDIQCEITPVPFKDISKAAPGEPSANIRERVIAARAIQIERYKDCKGIYCNAQMTERMIHRFAEPDADGINMLRMAMERLSLSARAYNRILKVARTIADLEGSEPVKTEHLAEAIGYRSLDRGDWAER from the coding sequence ATGCTGGTTAAAACCTATTGTGCAGCTGTCAACGGAATGGAAGTGACAACTGTAACTATTGAAGTTAGTTTAACAAACGGCATCATGTACCATTTCACCGGACTGGGCGATGAGGCCGTGAAGGAAGGGCGTAGCCGTATTGCTGCCGCTATGCAGTTCAATGGTTACAAGTTTCCGCATGCTGACATCACGGTGAATATGGCACCGGCCGACCTTCGTAAGGAGGGTAGCAGCTTCGATTTGCCCTTGGCAATTGCCATCTTGGCCGCTAATGGCAGCATCGTTTCTGAGGTGCTCGACCAGTATATGATGGTGGGTGAGTTGAGTTTAGATGGTACCTTACAGGCCGTGAAGGGCGCACTTCCCATCGCTATTCGTGCCCGTAAGGAGCATTTTAAGGGATTGATTGTCCCCAAACAGAATGTGCGTGAAGCCGCGGTTGTCAACAATTTGGAGGTCTACGGCATGGACTCGATGGTGGATGTCGTGCAGTTTTTGACTGGTGCCAAATCGTTTGAACCCACCGTGATTGACACCCGAAAAGAGTTTTACGAGCACCAATATCGGTTTGACCTTGATTATAGTGATGTTCGAGGACAGGAAAATGTGAAGCGAGCGTTGGAGGTAGCGGCGGCTGGAGGACACAACCTCATCATGGTGGGACCGCCCGGAAGTGGAAAATCGATGATGGCCAAACGCCTGCCAACCATTCTTCCGCCCCTCACATTGGCCGAAAGTCTGGAAACAACACAGGTCCACAGCATCGCAGGTAAGCTGGGTGCCGATACATCATTGATTGCGCAACGCCCATTCCGCGCCCCACATCATACCATCAGTGAGGTGGCATTGGTGGGCGGTGGGTCCACGCCGCAGCCGGGAGAGATTACCTTGGCCCATCATGGCGTGTTGTTCTGTGACGAGCTTCCCGAGTTTAATAAATCCACGTTGGAAGTGTTACGACAGCCATTGGAAGACCGGAAAATCACCATCTCGCGCGCAAAATACACCATTGAATACCCTTGTAGCTTCATGTTTGTGGCGTCGATGAATCCCTGTCCGTGTGGTTATTATGGCGACCCAACGCATACTTGCGTCTGTACTCCCGGTCAAATCCAGCGATACCTCAACAAAATTAGCGGTCCATTGCTCGACCGCATCGACATACAATGTGAAATCACGCCCGTGCCTTTCAAGGATATTTCCAAGGCAGCTCCTGGAGAACCGAGTGCCAATATTCGTGAACGTGTCATTGCGGCCCGTGCCATTCAGATTGAAAGGTATAAAGACTGCAAGGGAATTTATTGTAATGCCCAAATGACGGAGCGTATGATTCATCGCTTTGCCGAACCTGATGCCGATGGCATCAACATGCTCCGCATGGCGATGGAACGGCTGAGTTTGTCGGCTCGGGCCTACAATAGAATTCTGAAAGTGGCCCGCACCATCGCAGATTTGGAGGGTAGTGAGCCTGTCAAGACCGAACATTTGGCTGAAGCCATAGGCTATCGTAGTCTGGATAGAGGCGATTGGGCTGAGCGATAG
- a CDS encoding tetratricopeptide repeat protein, with protein sequence MRKNLIFTLSVCSVLALSSCSKMGALSADNFTVTPNPLETKGGQVPATINGAFPEKYMKKNAVVTVIPELRYGNGQVAKGTGSTFQGEKVLGNDQMISYRLGGRYTMKTAFDFVPAMQKSDMYLTFSARRGNKKINIPAVKVAEGVVATSELYKQLLLSDGGCIAPDSFQRVNARKQEANIKFLVNQANLRRSELKNNSVKEFVAMLKRINADREKLNIRNVEVQAYASPEGGFSFNDKLAGKRQNTSEAYVKSQLKQTGVATGIDAHYTAQDWDGFQKLVQASNIQDKDVILRVLSMYKDPEQREQQIRNMSEAFRELADGILPELRRSRLIINYETIGRSDEQIKAQYATDATKLSVEEMLYYATLEDNVAKKEEIYKRTAEYYDKDYRALNNLATLAFKKGDEMEATRYLERALRVNPQAPEALANLGIMELVNGNVKEAETSIAKALGEQNVNVAIGSLNLAKGNFAQAEKDFEGVNSNSAALAQLMNKNYAAAAATLDKVANPNALTDYLHAIVAARRGNKFAAESYLKEALKKDPSLKTYADNDLELSILR encoded by the coding sequence ATGCGCAAAAATCTCATCTTTACTTTATCAGTATGTTCAGTGCTGGCACTCAGCTCATGCTCAAAAATGGGAGCGTTGTCAGCAGACAATTTCACGGTAACACCAAACCCGCTGGAGACAAAAGGCGGTCAGGTTCCAGCTACCATCAATGGTGCTTTTCCTGAAAAATACATGAAGAAAAACGCTGTTGTGACCGTGATTCCCGAATTGAGATATGGAAATGGGCAGGTTGCCAAAGGGACAGGATCTACGTTCCAAGGCGAAAAAGTGCTGGGAAACGATCAGATGATTTCTTATCGTTTGGGCGGTCGTTACACCATGAAGACGGCGTTTGATTTCGTACCTGCGATGCAGAAAAGCGACATGTATCTTACTTTCAGCGCTCGCAGGGGCAATAAGAAAATCAATATACCAGCCGTGAAGGTGGCCGAAGGCGTGGTTGCTACGTCCGAACTGTACAAACAACTGCTGCTGAGTGACGGCGGTTGCATCGCTCCCGACTCTTTCCAGCGTGTTAATGCGCGGAAGCAAGAGGCCAACATCAAGTTCTTGGTGAACCAAGCCAACTTGCGTCGGAGTGAATTGAAGAATAACTCTGTGAAGGAGTTTGTAGCCATGTTGAAGCGCATCAATGCCGATCGCGAGAAATTGAACATCCGCAACGTCGAGGTTCAGGCTTATGCATCACCGGAGGGTGGATTCAGCTTCAACGACAAGTTGGCTGGCAAGCGCCAGAATACTTCTGAGGCTTACGTTAAATCGCAGCTGAAGCAGACGGGCGTGGCTACTGGTATTGACGCTCACTACACCGCACAAGACTGGGATGGTTTCCAGAAATTGGTTCAGGCCAGCAACATTCAAGACAAGGATGTTATCCTGCGCGTGCTGTCCATGTATAAGGATCCCGAGCAGAGAGAGCAGCAGATTCGTAACATGAGTGAGGCCTTCCGCGAATTGGCAGATGGCATTTTGCCCGAGTTGCGTCGTTCTCGTCTGATTATTAACTATGAGACCATCGGCAGAAGTGATGAGCAAATCAAGGCACAATATGCCACCGATGCCACCAAACTCAGCGTAGAGGAAATGCTCTATTATGCTACTTTGGAAGACAATGTGGCCAAGAAGGAAGAAATCTACAAGCGCACGGCAGAATATTATGACAAAGACTATCGGGCTTTGAATAACCTGGCTACCTTGGCATTCAAGAAGGGTGACGAGATGGAAGCCACACGTTATCTCGAACGTGCTTTGCGTGTTAATCCGCAAGCTCCTGAGGCTTTGGCTAATCTGGGTATCATGGAACTAGTTAACGGAAACGTGAAAGAGGCAGAGACCAGCATCGCCAAGGCACTGGGCGAACAGAATGTAAACGTGGCTATCGGTAGTTTGAATCTGGCAAAGGGCAATTTTGCACAAGCAGAGAAAGACTTCGAAGGCGTTAACAGCAACAGTGCGGCACTTGCACAGTTGATGAACAAGAACTATGCTGCAGCAGCTGCTACGCTGGACAAGGTAGCAAACCCCAATGCTTTGACCGATTATCTGCACGCCATCGTGGCTGCACGCCGTGGTAACAAGTTTGCTGCAGAATCTTATTTGAAAGAGGCTTTGAAGAAAGACCCCTCATTAAAGACATACGCTGACAACGATTTAGAATTGTCTATCTTGAGATAA